A single window of Bos javanicus breed banteng chromosome 19, ARS-OSU_banteng_1.0, whole genome shotgun sequence DNA harbors:
- the KCNJ12 gene encoding ATP-sensitive inward rectifier potassium channel 12, whose amino-acid sequence MTASGRTNPYSIVSSEEDGLHLVTMSGANGFGNGKVHTRRRCRNRFVKKNGQCNIEFANMDEKSQRYLADMFTTCVDIRWRYMLLIFSLAFLASWLLFGVIFWVIAVAHGDLEPAEAHGRTPCVLQVHGFMAAFLFSIETQTTIGYGLRCVTEECPVAVFMVVAQSIVGCIIDSFMIGAIMAKMARPKKRAQTLLFSHNAVVALRDGKLCLMWRVGNLRKSHIVEAHVRAQLIKPRVTEEGEYIPLDQIDIDVGFDKGLDRIFLVSPITILHEIDEASPLFGISRQDLETDDFEIVVILEGMVEATAMTTQARSSYLANEILWGHRFEPVLFEEKNQYKIDYSHFHKTYEVPSTPRCSAKDLVENKFLLPSTNSFCYENELAFLSRDEEDEVDGEQDSLGPQARRDFDRPQAGTALEQRPYRRESEI is encoded by the coding sequence ATGACTGCGTCCGGCCGCACAAACCCCTACAGCATCGTGTCTTCAGAGGAGGACGGGCTGCACTTGGTCACCATGTCGGGCGCCAACGGCTTCGGCAATGGCAAGGTGCACACGCGGCGCAGGTGCCGGAATCGCTTCGTCAAGAAGAACGGCCAGTGCAACATCGAGTTCGCCAACATGGATGAGAAGTCGCAGCGCTACCTGGCGGACATGTTCACCACGTGCGTGGACATCCGCTGGCGCTACATGCTGCTCATCTTCTCGCTGGCCTTCCTTGCCTCCTGGTTGCTGTTCGGGGTCATCTTCTGGGTCATTGCTGTGGCCCATGGGGACCTGGAGCCTGCTGAGGCCCATGGCCGCACGCCGTGCGTGCTGCAGGTCCATGGCTTCATGGCGGCTTTCCTCTTCTCCATTGAGACGCAGACCACCATTGGCTACGGGCTGCGCTGCGTGACTGAGGAGTGCCCGGTGGCGGTGTTCATGGTGGTGGCGCAGTCCATCGTGGGCTGCATCATCGACTCCTTCATGATTGGCGCCATCATGGCCAAGATGGCGCGGCCCAAGAAGCGTGCACAGACGCTGCTATTCAGCCACAATGCGGTGGTGGCGCTGCGTGATGGCAAGCTCTGCCTCATGTGGCGCGTGGGCAACCTACGCAAGAGCCATATTGTGGAGGCCCACGTGCGGGCCCAGCTCATCAAGCCCCGGGTCACGGAGGAGGGCGAGTACATCCCGCTGGACCAGATCGACATTGATGTAGGCTTTGACAAGGGCCTGGACCGCATCTTCCTGGTGTCTCCCATCACCATCCTGCACGAGATCGACGAGGCCAGCCCTCTGTTTGGCATCAGCCGACAGGACCTGGAAACGGATGACTTCGAGATCGTTGTCATCCTGGAGGGCATGGTGGAGGCCACGGCCATGACCACGCAGGCCCGCAGCTCCTACCTGGCCAACGAGATCCTGTGGGGCCACCGCTTTGAGCCTGTCCTCTTTGAGGAGAAAAACCAGTACAAGATCGACTACTCGCATTTCCACAAGACGTACGAGGTGCCATCCACACCCCGCTGCAGTGCCAAGGACCTAGTGGAGAACAAGTTCTTGCTGCCAAGCACCAACTCCTTCTGCTACGAGAATGAGCTGGCCTTCCTGAGCCGCGACGAGGAGGACGAGGTGGACGGAGAGCAAGACAGCCTCGGCCCCCAGGCCAGGCGCGACTTTGACAGGCCGCAGGCCGGCACAGCCCTTGAGCAGCGGCCTTACAGACGGGAGTCTGAGATCTGA